The following are encoded in a window of Candidatus Babeliales bacterium genomic DNA:
- a CDS encoding DEAD/DEAH box helicase gives MSHYDKPDNSGKKPVGKKKFFKSPASRTTTSKPGSRPSSSSAPRRGSSQQGGSSSRRVIKKFNPSDFMRKVEEQVAAPMYDSKHQFSDFLIEEQLKKNIKVRGYVTPTPIQDQAIPLILEGKDVVGTANTGTGKTAAFLIPLVNRLLTGKTNRVLVITPTRELAAQIQDELAYFAKHTGFFSVLCIGGLNIRQQMSTLQQDPEFVIGTPGRLKDLEQNGHLRLNRYNSIVLDEVDTMLDMGFINDMKYIINKLPKDRHSVFFSATISKEIKDVIDKFLHNPVSISVKTRQSAENVNQEVITVDPRNKIEVLHDLLIKPDFTRVIIFVRTKRSTDKLAKSLRDRGFKIATIHGNKTQAQRKKALSDFKDGVVKILLATDVVARGIDIDDVSHVINFDLPQTHEDYIHRIGRTGRANKIGQAITFIEKEENSSSSSSSARRFDK, from the coding sequence ATGTCACATTACGATAAGCCCGACAATTCAGGCAAAAAGCCAGTCGGCAAAAAGAAGTTCTTCAAATCCCCGGCATCACGCACAACAACAAGCAAACCAGGTTCTCGTCCGTCATCGTCATCAGCGCCACGTCGTGGTAGCTCGCAACAAGGCGGTTCATCATCACGTCGCGTGATCAAGAAGTTTAATCCTTCAGATTTTATGCGCAAAGTTGAAGAGCAGGTTGCTGCACCAATGTATGACTCAAAGCATCAATTTTCAGACTTTTTAATTGAAGAGCAACTTAAGAAAAATATTAAGGTGCGTGGTTATGTTACCCCAACCCCAATTCAAGACCAAGCAATCCCGCTCATTCTTGAAGGTAAAGACGTTGTTGGTACTGCTAATACCGGTACTGGTAAAACAGCGGCTTTCTTAATTCCATTGGTTAACCGTTTATTGACGGGCAAAACCAACAGAGTTTTGGTTATTACGCCAACCAGAGAATTAGCTGCTCAAATTCAAGATGAGCTTGCATATTTTGCTAAGCATACTGGTTTCTTTTCGGTGTTGTGTATTGGCGGTTTGAATATCAGACAGCAAATGAGCACGTTGCAACAAGATCCTGAGTTTGTTATTGGCACGCCAGGCAGATTAAAAGATCTTGAACAAAATGGTCACTTGAGACTCAACCGATACAATTCTATTGTGTTGGACGAAGTTGATACCATGCTGGACATGGGCTTTATCAATGATATGAAGTATATCATTAATAAATTGCCCAAAGACCGTCATTCCGTGTTCTTTTCAGCAACCATTTCTAAAGAGATCAAAGACGTTATCGACAAATTCTTGCACAATCCCGTTTCTATCAGTGTTAAGACACGTCAGTCTGCCGAAAACGTAAACCAAGAAGTGATTACGGTTGATCCAAGAAACAAGATTGAAGTATTGCACGATTTGTTGATTAAGCCTGATTTTACCAGAGTTATTATCTTTGTTAGAACCAAGCGTTCAACCGACAAGTTGGCAAAGAGTTTGCGAGATCGTGGTTTTAAAATTGCGACGATTCATGGCAACAAGACGCAAGCGCAGCGTAAAAAAGCATTGTCAGACTTTAAAGATGGTGTGGTCAAAATTCTTTTGGCAACCGACGTGGTAGCGCGTGGTATTGATATTGACGACGTTTCGCACGTTATCAACTTCGACTTGCCACAAACACATGAAGATTACATACACCGCATTGGACGTACTGGTCGTGCCAACAAGATTGGTCAAGCGATTACGTTTATTGAAAAAGAAGAAAATTCATCATCATCTTCTTCTTCAGCGCGACGATTTGATAAATAG
- the lysS gene encoding lysine--tRNA ligase, protein MKDEKNLTTPPHNEHAEPKEHEFRVEKVNHMRAAHVEPWPSFEPVSATTQQANLHFQQHQDETKEFSLAGRLMIIRDHGKTFFARLQDRSGQLQLYIKKDVIGDQSFEHFTKDIDLGDIVWVHGTLFNTKTGEITMRVEKFKLLSKCLHPLPEKYHGLVDVEHRYRQRYLDLMSNPESREKFRKRSGIVQSIRHFLQEHDFMEVETPMLHPIPGGAAARPFVTHHNAYDMQLFLRIAPELYLKQLVIGGFERVFEINRNFRNEGVSTKHNPEFTMLEFYMAHGDYHTGMELTEKLIQNAVLQNFDSLTIDYQGHQLDFTAPFRRLTIKDSLCEIGGLTPDEITEENIDNTIKKLGVELPGKPNYGMKIFGLFEECVEEKIVQPTFIISYPLEVSPLAKRDPQDPTIAARFELFVMSMELSNGFTELNDPFDQAERFKAQVQARTDGDHEAHHYDADFIRALEYGLPPTVGVGIGIDRLVMLLTNTNSIKDVILFPTMKKAAHKE, encoded by the coding sequence ATGAAAGACGAAAAAAATTTGACCACACCACCACACAATGAACATGCCGAACCAAAAGAGCATGAATTCCGTGTTGAAAAGGTCAATCATATGCGCGCTGCTCACGTTGAGCCATGGCCAAGTTTTGAGCCCGTCAGCGCAACAACGCAGCAAGCAAATTTACATTTCCAACAACATCAAGACGAAACAAAAGAGTTTTCTCTTGCCGGTCGCTTAATGATTATTCGCGATCATGGAAAAACTTTTTTTGCACGCCTGCAAGACCGCAGTGGGCAACTTCAACTGTACATAAAAAAAGATGTCATTGGCGATCAGTCATTTGAACATTTTACCAAAGACATTGATCTTGGGGATATTGTCTGGGTTCACGGCACACTCTTCAATACCAAAACTGGTGAAATTACCATGCGTGTTGAAAAGTTCAAACTATTGAGCAAGTGCCTGCATCCCCTTCCAGAAAAATACCACGGCCTTGTTGACGTTGAGCACCGCTACCGCCAACGCTATCTTGATTTAATGAGCAACCCAGAAAGTCGCGAAAAATTTAGAAAGCGCTCTGGCATTGTTCAGTCAATCAGACACTTTTTGCAAGAACATGATTTTATGGAAGTCGAAACGCCCATGCTGCACCCAATCCCTGGTGGTGCTGCTGCGCGGCCATTTGTCACGCACCACAACGCGTACGACATGCAACTCTTTTTGCGCATTGCACCCGAGCTGTATCTCAAACAATTGGTAATTGGCGGCTTTGAACGCGTGTTCGAAATTAACAGAAATTTCCGCAACGAAGGCGTTTCAACCAAGCACAATCCTGAATTTACCATGCTTGAGTTTTATATGGCACACGGCGATTATCACACCGGCATGGAGCTGACTGAAAAGCTTATTCAAAACGCAGTACTGCAAAACTTTGATTCGTTAACTATTGATTATCAAGGTCATCAGCTCGACTTTACCGCACCGTTCAGACGGCTTACTATCAAAGATTCGCTCTGCGAGATTGGTGGGCTTACGCCAGACGAAATCACTGAAGAAAACATCGACAACACTATTAAAAAGTTGGGTGTTGAGTTGCCAGGCAAGCCAAACTACGGCATGAAGATTTTTGGGCTCTTTGAAGAGTGTGTTGAAGAAAAAATTGTTCAACCAACGTTTATCATCAGCTACCCACTTGAAGTTTCGCCACTGGCAAAGCGTGACCCACAAGACCCAACCATTGCCGCTCGCTTTGAACTTTTTGTCATGAGCATGGAACTTTCAAACGGCTTTACCGAGCTTAACGATCCATTCGATCAAGCTGAACGTTTTAAAGCACAAGTACAAGCACGCACCGATGGCGACCATGAAGCACATCATTACGATGCCGATTTCATTAGAGCGCTTGAATACGGCTTACCACCAACAGTTGGCGTAGGTATTGGTATTGACCGACTGGTTATGTTGCTCACCAACACCAACTCAATTAAAGATGTTATTCTTTTCCCAACCATGAAAAAAGCAGCACACAAAGAATAA
- the recJ gene encoding single-stranded-DNA-specific exonuclease RecJ, with translation METVATKTPSRTKKRASDVLTIQGTKYLWQLKKSDADAIRQISMTHNISSAVAHVLYSRGYHDDDAIRSFLFSSYERDVPHSGLLKGAHAATKRLLEAIERKEKILIFGDYDVDGVTSSSLVLLGLLPLGAQINFFLPNRKRDGYGLSSKIVKRAKENGYSLIITVDNGITAIQPALDAQEVGIDLIITDHHRPHDHVPEALAIVNPNQVDCPYPYKSLAGVGVAFKIISLIYEQKNLPLPDKVYELLMLGTVADVVPMLGENRYWVRYGLSKVNKQRSTAMNVMTTNSKLTKNVLGSLDIGFMVAPQINALGRLDDCREAVKFLISSDYAEVQRIGEILQSMNEERKKVEQRIYSDVEGAIVQKQIDLARENIIVAAHDKWPAGVIGLVAGKLMHNYGKPTFLFHHDKQNRLLKGSCRSIPEFDVFNALHDSKDLLVSFGGHSCAAGLALAQDNLPELKARLEERVTAMVSPKDLQPKIVIDAQLELPEATKKLVDDLSMLEPFGNANPQPVFLIKQATLLKEPTLLKDKHLKCSIFSEGMIKPIIFFNRPDLYSLLLELGDKPFSVAAYVVTNEWQGKTSIELQGLDISIT, from the coding sequence ATGGAGACTGTTGCCACAAAAACCCCCTCACGCACCAAAAAGCGTGCAAGCGATGTCTTAACAATCCAAGGAACCAAATACTTGTGGCAACTGAAAAAATCTGACGCCGACGCTATCCGCCAGATCAGCATGACACACAACATCAGCAGCGCAGTGGCGCATGTTTTGTACTCACGCGGCTACCACGACGACGATGCCATTCGTTCATTTCTTTTTAGCTCGTACGAACGCGATGTCCCTCACTCAGGACTTTTAAAAGGCGCACATGCTGCCACTAAACGTCTTTTAGAAGCTATTGAAAGAAAAGAAAAAATTCTTATTTTTGGTGACTACGACGTTGACGGCGTAACGTCTTCGTCGCTTGTTTTGCTTGGCCTGTTGCCACTTGGCGCACAAATAAACTTTTTCTTGCCCAACCGCAAACGCGACGGCTACGGCCTTTCAAGCAAGATTGTAAAACGCGCAAAAGAAAATGGCTACAGCCTGATTATCACGGTAGACAACGGCATCACGGCAATTCAACCAGCACTTGATGCACAAGAGGTTGGCATTGATTTGATTATTACCGACCATCACCGCCCGCACGACCACGTGCCAGAAGCACTAGCAATTGTAAACCCCAACCAAGTTGACTGCCCCTACCCGTACAAATCATTGGCTGGCGTTGGTGTTGCTTTCAAAATTATCAGCTTAATTTATGAACAAAAAAATCTCCCACTGCCCGACAAAGTTTATGAGCTTTTAATGTTGGGCACGGTTGCCGACGTAGTACCCATGCTGGGCGAAAATCGTTACTGGGTACGCTATGGCCTGAGCAAAGTTAACAAACAGCGTAGTACCGCCATGAATGTGATGACCACCAACAGCAAGCTCACCAAAAATGTTTTGGGCTCATTGGATATTGGTTTTATGGTTGCACCACAAATTAACGCGCTGGGCCGGCTGGACGACTGCCGCGAAGCAGTTAAATTTTTAATCAGCTCAGATTATGCAGAAGTACAGCGCATTGGCGAAATTTTGCAAAGCATGAATGAAGAGCGCAAAAAAGTTGAACAACGTATTTATAGCGATGTTGAAGGCGCAATTGTACAAAAGCAAATCGACCTTGCACGTGAAAATATTATTGTTGCTGCACATGACAAATGGCCAGCAGGTGTTATAGGTTTGGTTGCCGGCAAGCTAATGCACAATTACGGCAAACCCACTTTTTTGTTTCATCACGACAAACAAAACCGCTTACTCAAGGGCTCGTGCCGCTCTATTCCAGAATTCGACGTTTTCAATGCACTGCACGACAGCAAAGATCTCTTAGTCTCATTTGGCGGCCACTCATGCGCTGCCGGCTTGGCGCTGGCACAAGACAACCTGCCCGAACTTAAAGCACGCCTTGAAGAACGCGTTACCGCCATGGTTTCGCCAAAAGATTTGCAACCAAAAATTGTCATTGACGCACAGCTTGAGCTGCCCGAAGCAACAAAAAAACTTGTGGACGATTTGAGCATGCTCGAGCCTTTTGGTAATGCCAACCCACAGCCAGTTTTTTTAATCAAACAAGCAACACTACTCAAAGAACCAACCCTACTCAAAGATAAACATTTAAAATGCTCTATCTTTTCTGAAGGCATGATTAAGCCCATTATCTTTTTCAACCGCCCCGATTTATATTCGCTTTTGCTCGAACTTGGCGACAAGCCGTTTAGCGTTGCCGCGTACGTGGTTACTAATGAATGGCAAGGAAAAACGAGCATTGAGCTGCAAGGTTTAGACATTAGCATTACATAG
- a CDS encoding septum formation initiator family protein, with amino-acid sequence MQKKHLIQGALLLMLGIGMGHYLVFNPNGLQMQKRLKATIAQEQTKVDDLKQKIAALEQELTTWREDSFYQEKLAREDLLMSYTNEMVYFIK; translated from the coding sequence ATGCAAAAAAAACATCTAATTCAAGGCGCCCTGTTACTTATGCTTGGCATAGGAATGGGGCATTATCTTGTTTTCAACCCCAACGGCCTACAAATGCAAAAGAGACTCAAGGCAACCATTGCTCAAGAACAAACAAAAGTTGACGACCTGAAACAAAAAATAGCCGCCCTTGAACAAGAATTAACTACCTGGCGCGAAGACAGCTTTTATCAAGAGAAATTGGCGCGCGAAGATCTGCTCATGAGCTATACCAACGAAATGGTCTACTTCATTAAATAG
- a CDS encoding 4a-hydroxytetrahydrobiopterin dehydratase translates to MKIIVAYFLAALMIANNALALATCTLCENKKLMVLSPQTISNFIKKNARWHLEKTESNQQFVCSEPCNFIDAARIINCIATIAETQQHHPDIIVTQESITISIYTHSQNALTGKDIAFVTAVEKELKNIALTPSSLDKKISKESVEQRCSAQELTTFLAENQFWRLAPDSSALQFSYDTPNFTNIAHALEQCLQLETINAQIVEVLLSYGTCSVTLRSSNNYISTDTLAQAQECQRIFDHFIAQ, encoded by the coding sequence ATGAAGATTATTGTTGCTTATTTTTTAGCTGCTTTAATGATTGCTAACAACGCCCTGGCTCTGGCAACATGCACCTTATGCGAAAACAAAAAATTGATGGTTTTATCGCCCCAAACCATAAGTAATTTTATTAAAAAAAACGCACGATGGCACCTAGAAAAAACAGAGAGCAACCAACAATTTGTCTGCTCTGAGCCCTGCAATTTTATTGACGCAGCACGCATTATCAACTGCATTGCCACCATTGCTGAAACACAACAACACCACCCAGATATTATCGTTACACAAGAAAGCATAACAATTTCTATCTACACGCACTCACAAAACGCTCTGACAGGAAAAGACATAGCTTTTGTTACAGCAGTTGAAAAAGAACTAAAAAATATAGCACTAACACCCAGTTCTTTAGACAAAAAAATAAGCAAAGAGAGCGTTGAACAACGCTGCTCCGCCCAAGAATTGACCACTTTTTTAGCTGAGAATCAGTTCTGGCGCTTAGCTCCAGATTCTTCAGCCTTGCAATTTTCTTATGATACCCCAAATTTTACAAACATTGCTCACGCACTTGAACAATGCTTGCAGCTGGAAACTATTAATGCTCAGATTGTTGAAGTATTGTTGAGTTACGGAACCTGCTCAGTAACATTGCGCAGCAGCAATAACTATATTTCAACGGATACGCTCGCTCAGGCACAAGAGTGCCAACGTATCTTTGATCATTTCATCGCACAATAA
- a CDS encoding ankyrin repeat domain-containing protein → MKNFLKVLLGTALAASMVSFDVNAAATPTQTPATNAKRTERPDETSTPRSSGATKVSRTNTTPAASSTSTAQQSTPLVQDLDDDIFGPDTPSSSSSSSSSSLPSTPLASPSPATAPVLAARLHEVAQTGNVAALQHINVTPETLNTPDAAGKTALHLAVQHNHETCVFILMQKGANPNTRDAEGNTPLHTAIANNSISCVNILLRTAALELVDTTGNSPLHAAVMNNHAHIVALIAKKAKPEIFTTRNYLFETPLHVAAQRGHTECLIELIESGKNALDTANLAGNTALHLAAINGHGDCVQILLKNGANPDLENLNRNTFLDEAHKAGTYRHILPFIEVLEQPEPTTQISARSGRFTCAIQ, encoded by the coding sequence ATGAAGAATTTTCTTAAAGTCCTTTTAGGCACAGCCCTTGCGGCAAGTATGGTTAGTTTTGATGTGAATGCAGCAGCAACTCCAACACAAACACCAGCTACAAATGCAAAACGAACTGAAAGACCAGACGAAACAAGCACGCCAAGGTCTTCTGGTGCAACTAAAGTATCAAGAACCAATACTACCCCTGCAGCAAGCTCAACAAGCACGGCTCAACAAAGTACACCATTGGTCCAAGACCTTGATGATGACATCTTCGGTCCTGACACACCAAGTTCATCAAGCTCATCAAGCTCTTCAAGTTTACCAAGCACCCCGCTAGCGAGTCCAAGCCCTGCTACCGCCCCAGTTTTAGCAGCAAGATTACACGAGGTTGCACAAACAGGAAACGTTGCAGCACTTCAGCACATTAATGTTACTCCTGAAACATTGAATACCCCTGATGCAGCAGGCAAAACAGCCTTGCATTTGGCCGTTCAACATAACCACGAAACGTGTGTTTTTATACTTATGCAAAAAGGCGCAAATCCTAACACTCGTGATGCTGAGGGCAACACCCCGCTTCATACCGCCATTGCTAATAATTCTATAAGCTGTGTAAACATACTTCTTAGAACAGCAGCACTTGAATTGGTAGACACGACTGGTAACTCGCCACTTCATGCAGCAGTTATGAACAACCACGCGCATATCGTAGCTTTAATTGCAAAAAAAGCTAAACCGGAAATATTTACGACAAGAAACTATCTCTTCGAAACACCACTACACGTAGCAGCCCAACGTGGCCACACAGAGTGCCTTATAGAACTGATAGAATCAGGCAAAAATGCGCTTGATACTGCAAATCTTGCAGGCAATACCGCTCTTCATTTGGCTGCCATAAACGGTCATGGCGATTGTGTTCAAATATTATTGAAAAACGGCGCTAATCCAGATCTTGAAAACTTAAACAGAAATACGTTTCTTGATGAAGCTCATAAAGCAGGAACATACCGCCACATCTTGCCATTCATCGAAGTTTTAGAACAACCAGAACCTACTACTCAAATTTCAGCACGATCAGGAAGATTTACGTGCGCTATTCAGTAA
- the rapZ gene encoding RNase adapter RapZ, which translates to MNTQTRPVELRQNVLIVTGLSGAGKTSVMEALEDLDFYCVDNLPLPLLTTFLQLTQKKPIPFHNIALGIDARGEEFLHDFTHEIAKLKKITNNNVKVLFLNANEQTLLQRFQETRRKHPLAHGIDVTRAIKKEKKILEPIAETADILLDTDDFNIQELRRWIRQSFSGEKQRHVYANLISFGFKYGVPQEINLLYDLRFLPNPHHILSLKNFTGKQPEITNYLFKQPAVTDYWDRLRDFLSYHLKKYHEEGRFFVTIGIGCTGGKHRSVAFVEQLAKEQWNNVTFLTEHRDIGKE; encoded by the coding sequence ATGAATACACAAACCAGACCGGTAGAGCTCAGACAAAACGTTCTCATTGTAACCGGCCTTTCAGGCGCAGGGAAAACCAGTGTTATGGAGGCCCTTGAAGACCTTGATTTTTATTGCGTAGACAACCTACCGCTGCCGTTACTCACTACTTTTTTACAACTCACACAAAAAAAGCCAATCCCTTTCCACAACATTGCGCTGGGCATAGACGCCCGCGGCGAAGAGTTTTTACACGATTTTACGCACGAAATTGCAAAGCTGAAAAAAATTACCAACAACAATGTAAAAGTTCTTTTTTTAAACGCTAACGAACAAACATTGCTCCAGCGCTTTCAAGAAACACGACGCAAACACCCACTTGCTCACGGCATTGACGTAACTCGAGCAATTAAAAAAGAAAAAAAGATTCTTGAACCAATTGCCGAAACAGCAGACATTCTTTTAGACACTGACGACTTTAATATTCAAGAGCTACGCCGCTGGATCCGTCAGTCATTTTCGGGCGAAAAGCAACGGCACGTTTATGCCAATTTAATTTCGTTTGGTTTTAAATATGGCGTACCGCAAGAAATAAATTTGTTGTACGACTTACGATTTTTGCCCAATCCTCACCACATTCTCTCGCTCAAAAACTTTACCGGCAAGCAACCAGAAATTACCAACTACTTGTTCAAACAACCAGCCGTTACTGATTACTGGGACCGCCTGCGCGACTTTTTGAGCTACCACTTAAAAAAGTATCATGAAGAGGGACGATTTTTTGTCACCATCGGTATTGGATGCACCGGGGGCAAGCATCGATCGGTAGCATTTGTAGAACAACTGGCAAAAGAACAATGGAATAATGTAACCTTTCTGACAGAGCACCGCGATATTGGAAAGGAATAA
- a CDS encoding PDZ domain-containing protein has protein sequence MKKIPILILYFFSVVSLQAGNPSALVAKKTTQKKVVQEQKKVSKPPQKVVTAQPKKVQAGPTKQPALAVQEHDDDKKSLKLAKTEKKNLKKKPKKDPKDNERDIYKWFQTYSQVISLIEDKSFRFVDFEKFIQDSLKSAVAQVDAHSAFFGPKSYKDAKESTSGEFPGIGVSVITKAPDDDALAIVDVVQSGPAHKAGLQAGDKIVEVDGEKLKGLSSDEVIAKLKGKVKTKVKIKIIRKKKPREYVITRDIIKDQTSLSYRFKDLDIYYVSLSIFNEVAAKQVKLLLEKANKGGCKGIVLDLRRNPGGTLDSAIDMAGLFLQKNSPVVLTKDNKGTIITEYKTFTDPILHSTVPIFILIDNFAASAAEILAGCLRYHAQKDENSKLMVFLVGIPTFGKGSVQELIPIKNGCALKLTTMLYYLPDEHSLQAIGIKPDFIVKPKIVPVKEMKWVKEFFGKESSLKHHITVQEVKDLGGKKDEAVKEDEPAEKKKSFWRRLFGSAGKQEEEQAQAEREDGDGLEEDDEDDDGEHHTDEDGKKKEYDKKSWEEKQQKNLGGDIQVQACVNMINMLTLAREARPTQVDTRKKALSFLKKHYLTDNPVDVEKVK, from the coding sequence ATGAAAAAAATACCTATTCTTATACTGTATTTCTTTTCAGTCGTATCGTTGCAGGCTGGTAATCCGAGTGCTTTAGTTGCCAAGAAGACAACTCAAAAAAAAGTTGTCCAGGAGCAAAAAAAAGTTTCTAAGCCGCCGCAAAAAGTTGTGACCGCTCAGCCAAAAAAGGTGCAGGCAGGACCAACCAAACAACCGGCATTGGCGGTGCAAGAGCACGATGATGATAAAAAGTCGTTAAAGCTTGCAAAGACTGAGAAAAAGAATCTTAAGAAAAAACCTAAAAAAGATCCCAAAGACAATGAGCGCGATATTTATAAATGGTTTCAAACCTACTCACAAGTGATTAGTTTGATTGAAGACAAGTCATTTCGGTTTGTTGATTTTGAAAAGTTTATTCAAGATTCACTAAAATCTGCGGTTGCACAAGTTGATGCGCACTCGGCATTTTTTGGTCCAAAGAGTTACAAAGATGCCAAAGAATCAACATCGGGAGAGTTTCCTGGTATTGGCGTGAGTGTGATAACCAAAGCGCCCGACGATGATGCGCTGGCAATTGTAGACGTGGTGCAAAGCGGCCCGGCGCACAAGGCTGGCTTGCAAGCTGGTGATAAAATTGTTGAAGTTGACGGTGAAAAACTCAAGGGGCTGTCGTCTGATGAGGTTATTGCCAAGCTTAAAGGCAAAGTTAAAACTAAAGTAAAAATAAAAATTATTCGCAAAAAAAAGCCACGCGAATATGTGATAACGCGCGACATTATCAAAGACCAAACATCGCTTTCGTACCGCTTTAAAGACCTTGATATTTATTATGTGTCGTTATCAATTTTTAATGAAGTTGCTGCAAAACAAGTTAAACTGTTGCTTGAAAAGGCAAACAAGGGTGGTTGCAAAGGCATAGTGCTCGACTTGCGCCGAAACCCTGGTGGTACGCTCGATTCTGCCATTGACATGGCCGGACTTTTCTTGCAAAAAAATTCGCCGGTTGTTTTAACAAAAGACAATAAAGGCACCATTATTACCGAATACAAAACGTTTACCGATCCCATTTTGCATAGCACGGTGCCAATCTTTATTTTGATCGACAACTTTGCTGCATCAGCTGCCGAAATTTTGGCCGGCTGTTTGCGTTATCACGCACAAAAAGATGAGAACAGTAAGCTCATGGTCTTTTTGGTGGGCATTCCAACGTTTGGTAAAGGTTCGGTTCAAGAGCTGATTCCAATAAAAAATGGTTGCGCGCTCAAGCTTACCACCATGTTGTATTACCTGCCCGACGAGCATTCTTTGCAGGCAATTGGTATTAAACCAGATTTTATTGTTAAACCAAAAATTGTGCCGGTCAAAGAAATGAAGTGGGTAAAAGAATTTTTTGGTAAAGAAAGTTCGCTTAAGCATCATATTACCGTTCAAGAAGTTAAAGATCTTGGCGGCAAAAAAGATGAAGCAGTAAAAGAAGATGAGCCGGCTGAAAAGAAAAAGAGCTTTTGGCGCCGTTTGTTTGGTTCTGCAGGCAAGCAAGAAGAAGAGCAGGCTCAAGCCGAACGTGAAGATGGCGATGGACTAGAAGAAGATGATGAAGATGACGATGGTGAGCATCATACGGACGAAGATGGCAAAAAGAAGGAGTATGATAAGAAGAGTTGGGAAGAAAAACAACAAAAAAATTTGGGCGGCGATATTCAAGTGCAGGCATGTGTGAATATGATCAACATGTTAACGCTTGCACGCGAAGCACGTCCAACGCAGGTTGATACGCGTAAAAAAGCGCTATCATTTTTGAAGAAACATTATTTAACAGACAATCCTGTTGATGTAGAAAAGGTAAAATAA